A genomic window from Tolypothrix sp. PCC 7910 includes:
- a CDS encoding photosystem II reaction center protein L, producing the protein MERTPNPNNQPVELNRTSLYLGLLLIFVLGILFSSYFFN; encoded by the coding sequence ATGGAAAGAACGCCCAATCCCAATAATCAGCCGGTTGAACTAAACCGGACTTCTCTGTACCTGGGACTACTACTGATTTTTGTTCTGGGTATCCTATTTTCCAGTTACTTCTTTAACTAA
- a CDS encoding photosystem II manganese-stabilizing polypeptide: MRYRALIVAFLALCLGLITACSDGSSASSRDILTYEQIRGTGLANKCPQLAETSRGSIPLDSSQSYTIKELCLEPTNFFVKEEPANKRQEAEFVAGKLLTRYTSTIDQVQGDLKINSDSSLTFKEKDGLDFQAITVQLPGGERVPFLFTIKNLVAQTQPGSTSLNTSTDFEGTFKVPSYRGAAFLDPKGRGVVTGYDNAVALPAQADDDELTRTNVKRAESLSGKISLQVAKVDSSTGEIAGTFDSEQPSDTDLGAGEPKEVKIRGLFYARVEPNRG; the protein is encoded by the coding sequence ATGAGGTATCGCGCTTTAATTGTTGCATTCTTGGCTTTGTGCCTAGGACTAATAACTGCTTGTAGTGATGGTTCATCTGCTAGCAGTAGAGACATACTTACATACGAACAAATTCGTGGCACTGGTTTGGCTAACAAGTGCCCTCAATTGGCAGAAACAAGTCGTGGTTCAATTCCTTTGGATTCTAGCCAGTCATACACCATCAAAGAGCTTTGCTTAGAACCAACTAATTTCTTTGTCAAAGAAGAACCAGCTAATAAACGCCAAGAAGCAGAATTTGTTGCTGGTAAGCTGTTAACCAGGTATACATCCACTATTGACCAAGTGCAAGGCGATCTGAAAATTAATTCAGACAGTAGCTTGACATTTAAAGAGAAAGATGGTCTTGACTTTCAAGCCATTACTGTACAACTTCCTGGTGGCGAACGAGTACCTTTCCTATTCACTATCAAAAATTTAGTTGCTCAAACACAACCTGGTTCAACCAGCTTGAATACCTCTACAGATTTTGAAGGCACATTTAAAGTGCCTTCATATCGTGGTGCTGCTTTCTTAGATCCCAAAGGACGGGGTGTAGTTACTGGCTATGATAACGCTGTAGCTTTACCTGCTCAAGCGGACGATGACGAACTTACTCGCACTAACGTTAAGCGTGCTGAAAGCCTTAGCGGCAAAATTTCCCTGCAAGTAGCTAAAGTTGATAGTTCTACTGGTGAAATTGCAGGTACTTTCGATAGTGAACAGCCATCTGATACTGATTTAGGTGCTGGTGAACCTAAAGAAGTCAAGATTCGTGGGCTTTTCTATGCTCGAGTTGAACCCAACAGAGGCTAA
- a CDS encoding photosystem II reaction center protein J, producing the protein MSGSGRIPLWVVATIAGLGVITVLGIFFYGAYAGIGSSI; encoded by the coding sequence GTGTCTGGAAGTGGGAGAATTCCTTTGTGGGTCGTCGCTACGATCGCAGGATTAGGTGTAATAACTGTTTTAGGCATTTTCTTTTACGGAGCCTACGCCGGAATCGGTTCTTCAATTTAA
- a CDS encoding RNA polymerase sigma factor SigF, protein MPTTVTNELKHETWQLLREYQKSRSETVRNQLVKLNFGLVRREAHYWMNQCHENYEDLLQVGCLGLIKAIEKFEISKGHAFSSFTVPYIRGEIQHYLRDKGVTVRIPRRYLALQQQAIGVSRSLRAQYNRQPTDSELAAALEISPNEWQEIKLAWINRAPLSLDVPIQDGEEGATSLGELVPDPHYRSFQLAQEDQIRLQQALVQLEQRTRDVLECVFLHDLTQKQVAEHLGISVVTVSRRVKKGLDLLKNLMGVVDD, encoded by the coding sequence ATGCCTACCACTGTCACCAATGAACTGAAGCATGAAACCTGGCAGTTGTTGCGAGAATATCAAAAATCGCGCTCAGAAACTGTTCGCAATCAGCTAGTTAAACTCAATTTTGGACTAGTGAGAAGAGAAGCTCACTATTGGATGAATCAATGCCATGAAAACTACGAAGACTTACTCCAAGTCGGCTGTTTAGGTTTAATTAAGGCAATTGAGAAATTTGAAATTTCTAAGGGACATGCTTTTAGTTCCTTTACTGTTCCTTATATTCGTGGTGAAATTCAACACTACCTCCGAGATAAAGGTGTCACTGTACGCATTCCCCGACGCTACTTAGCACTGCAACAGCAAGCGATAGGAGTTTCGCGTTCTTTACGCGCACAATATAATCGCCAACCTACTGATTCTGAACTAGCAGCTGCACTAGAAATTTCCCCTAATGAATGGCAGGAAATTAAATTAGCATGGATTAATCGTGCGCCTTTGAGCTTGGATGTACCAATACAAGATGGGGAAGAAGGTGCTACAAGCCTAGGAGAATTAGTTCCAGATCCTCACTATCGCAGTTTTCAATTAGCTCAAGAAGATCAAATTCGTCTACAACAAGCATTGGTTCAGCTAGAACAGCGCACCCGTGATGTTTTGGAATGTGTATTTTTACATGATTTAACACAAAAACAAGTCGCAGAACATTTAGGGATTAGTGTAGTCACTGTTTCCCGAAGAGTCAAGAAAGGACTGGACTTGTTGAAAAATCTGATGGGTGTGGTAGACGATTAA
- a CDS encoding photosystem I reaction center subunit VIII, protein MATELFPSILASTSYLPALFVPIIGWGVPIAVFAFLFIYIEREDIA, encoded by the coding sequence ATGGCAACTGAACTTTTTCCTTCAATCTTGGCTAGTACTTCTTACTTGCCTGCTCTGTTCGTTCCTATTATTGGTTGGGGTGTACCCATCGCTGTATTTGCGTTTTTGTTTATCTATATTGAACGCGAAGATATTGCCTAA